In a single window of the Streptomyces sp. NBC_00285 genome:
- a CDS encoding carboxymuconolactone decarboxylase family protein, with protein MSESTTREERFERGLEVLGSVNPEVGQQVLDSLADISPEMGHQIVAWGFGEIYSRPELVPRDRQLVTLGMLTALGGCENQLEVHIHTALNVGLTPVQIVEALLQSAGYCGFPKALNAMAVARKVLAERGLLPVGQQPTADGPATSA; from the coding sequence ATGAGCGAGAGCACCACCCGCGAAGAGCGTTTCGAGCGGGGCCTGGAAGTGCTGGGGAGCGTCAACCCTGAGGTCGGTCAGCAGGTTCTGGACTCGCTCGCCGACATCAGCCCGGAGATGGGCCACCAGATCGTCGCCTGGGGGTTCGGCGAGATCTACTCCCGGCCGGAGCTCGTGCCCCGTGACCGCCAACTGGTCACGCTGGGCATGCTCACCGCGCTCGGCGGCTGCGAGAACCAGCTGGAGGTGCACATCCACACGGCCCTGAACGTGGGTCTGACACCCGTGCAGATCGTGGAGGCGCTGCTGCAGTCGGCCGGCTACTGCGGTTTCCCGAAGGCCCTCAACGCGATGGCGGTGGCGAGGAAGGTCCTCGCCGAGCGTGGGCTGCTGCCCGTCGGACAGCAGCCCACGGCGGACGGACCGGCTACCTCAGCCTGA
- a CDS encoding alpha-L-arabinofuranosidase C-terminal domain-containing protein, translated as MSRTRWRLGLGATALLVAAGLVPAPAHAEDVTDYAITVDPSAKGAKIDDTMYGVFFEDINRAADGGLYAELVQNRSFEYSAADNSSYTPLTSWTVDGTAQVVDDDGRLNARNRNYLSLAAGSSVTNAGYNTGVHVDEGKKYDFSVWARAAAGSALNVSLKDADGTLATARKVTVTKSGWARYRVTFTATRTSSEGRLTVASSSAAALDMVSLFPRDTYRGESNGLRKDLAEKIAALHPGFVRFPGGCLVNTGSMEDYSEASGYQRKRSYQWKDTVGPVEQRATNANVWGYNQSYGLGYYEYFRLSEDIGAMPLPVVPALVTGCGQNKAVADEALLKRHIQDTLDLIEFANGPANSTWGKVRARMGHPKPFHLTHIEVGNEENLPNEFFARFKEFRAAIQAKYPDMQVISNSGPDDSGTTFDTAWQLNKDAKVDMVDEHYYNSPQWFLQNNDRYDSYDRNGPKVFLGEYASLGNTFKNGLAEAAYMTGLERNADVVELASYAPLFANEDYVQWRPDLVWFNNHASWNSANYEVQKLFMNNVGDRVVPSTATGTPSLLAPISGAVGLSTWATTAAYDDVSVTGADGKTLLTDDFSGDASRWTHTGGGSWSVQDGQYVQSDVNAENTMVSAGDPSWHDYDLHVKATKKSGKEGFLVAFGVKDTGTYYWWNLGGWNNTQSAVEQAVDGGKSTVISKAGSVETGRAYDIDVKVRGRQVTLYLDGQEWSSFTDDKPAEPFRQVVTEDQKTGDLIVKVVNAQNSAARTAIDLGGAKVASRARVTTLAAAPDAVNSETSTAVAPVRSTVDGVAGTFSYTFPANSVTFLRIRLR; from the coding sequence ATGTCACGCACCCGCTGGAGACTCGGTCTCGGCGCCACCGCCCTGCTGGTGGCCGCCGGTCTGGTCCCCGCCCCCGCCCATGCCGAGGACGTCACCGACTACGCGATCACCGTCGACCCGTCCGCCAAGGGCGCGAAGATCGACGACACCATGTACGGCGTCTTCTTCGAGGACATCAACCGGGCCGCCGACGGCGGTCTGTACGCAGAACTCGTGCAGAACCGGTCCTTCGAGTACTCGGCCGCCGACAACTCCTCGTACACCCCGCTGACCTCGTGGACGGTCGACGGCACGGCCCAGGTCGTGGACGACGACGGACGGCTGAACGCGCGCAACCGGAACTACCTCTCCCTGGCCGCCGGTTCGTCCGTCACGAACGCCGGATACAACACCGGTGTCCATGTCGACGAGGGCAAGAAGTACGACTTCTCGGTGTGGGCCCGCGCCGCGGCCGGCAGCGCGTTGAACGTGTCGCTCAAGGACGCCGACGGCACCCTGGCGACCGCCCGCAAGGTGACCGTGACGAAGAGCGGCTGGGCCCGGTACAGGGTCACCTTCACCGCGACCCGCACCAGCTCCGAGGGCCGCCTCACCGTGGCCTCCTCCTCCGCTGCCGCGCTCGACATGGTGTCGCTCTTCCCGCGCGACACCTACCGCGGTGAGTCCAACGGCCTGCGCAAGGACCTCGCCGAGAAGATCGCCGCCCTGCACCCGGGCTTCGTGCGCTTCCCCGGCGGCTGCCTGGTGAACACGGGCTCCATGGAGGACTACAGCGAGGCCTCCGGCTACCAGCGCAAGCGCTCGTACCAGTGGAAGGACACCGTCGGCCCGGTCGAGCAGCGCGCCACCAACGCCAACGTCTGGGGCTACAACCAGAGTTACGGCCTCGGCTACTACGAGTACTTCCGCCTCTCCGAGGACATCGGTGCCATGCCGCTGCCCGTCGTCCCCGCCCTGGTCACCGGCTGCGGCCAGAACAAGGCCGTCGCCGACGAGGCACTGCTCAAGCGGCACATCCAGGACACCCTCGACCTCATCGAGTTCGCCAACGGACCGGCGAACTCCACGTGGGGCAAGGTGCGCGCCCGGATGGGACACCCCAAGCCGTTCCACCTCACGCACATCGAGGTCGGCAACGAGGAGAACCTGCCGAACGAGTTCTTCGCCCGCTTCAAGGAGTTCCGCGCCGCCATCCAGGCGAAGTACCCGGACATGCAGGTGATCTCCAACTCCGGCCCGGACGACTCCGGTACGACCTTCGACACGGCCTGGCAGCTCAACAAGGACGCCAAGGTCGACATGGTCGACGAGCACTACTACAACAGCCCGCAGTGGTTCCTCCAGAACAACGACCGCTACGACTCCTACGACCGCAACGGCCCGAAGGTCTTCCTCGGCGAGTACGCCTCCCTCGGCAACACCTTCAAGAACGGTCTCGCCGAGGCGGCCTACATGACCGGCCTGGAACGCAACGCCGACGTCGTCGAACTCGCCTCCTACGCGCCGCTGTTCGCGAACGAGGACTACGTCCAGTGGCGTCCGGACCTGGTCTGGTTCAACAACCACGCCTCCTGGAACTCCGCCAACTACGAGGTCCAGAAGCTGTTCATGAACAACGTCGGCGACCGCGTGGTGCCCTCGACGGCCACCGGGACCCCGTCGCTGCTCGCCCCGATCAGCGGCGCGGTCGGCCTGTCGACCTGGGCCACGACAGCCGCGTACGACGATGTGTCGGTCACCGGCGCCGACGGGAAAACGCTGCTCACCGACGACTTCAGTGGTGACGCCTCCCGGTGGACGCACACCGGCGGCGGCAGCTGGAGCGTCCAGGACGGGCAGTACGTGCAGAGCGACGTGAACGCCGAGAACACCATGGTCTCGGCCGGCGACCCGAGCTGGCACGACTACGACCTCCATGTGAAGGCCACCAAGAAGTCCGGCAAGGAGGGCTTCCTGGTCGCCTTCGGCGTCAAGGACACCGGCACCTACTACTGGTGGAACCTCGGCGGCTGGAACAACACCCAGTCCGCCGTCGAACAGGCCGTCGACGGCGGCAAGTCGACGGTGATCTCCAAGGCCGGATCGGTCGAGACGGGCCGGGCCTACGACATCGACGTCAAGGTGCGGGGCCGCCAGGTGACCCTCTACCTCGACGGACAGGAGTGGAGCAGCTTCACCGACGACAAGCCGGCCGAGCCGTTCCGCCAGGTCGTCACGGAGGACCAGAAGACCGGCGACCTGATCGTCAAGGTCGTCAACGCCCAGAACTCGGCGGCCCGTACGGCCATCGACCTGGGCGGCGCCAAGGTCGCGTCCAGGGCCCGGGTGACCACACTCGCGGCCGCCCCGGACGCTGTGAACAGCGAGACGTCGACCGCGGTCGCCCCGGTGAGGTCCACCGTCGACGGGGTCGCCGGGACGTTCTCGTACACCTTCCCGGCGAACTCGGTCACCTTCCTCAGGATCAGGCTGAGGTAG
- a CDS encoding DUF6314 family protein, which translates to MEGFWPVADALTYLAGSWRTERTVRDLASGDEGQFSGTTAFGQLEGGGLLSEESGTFTWRGVPRPAERTLRFLPGATPGTADVRFSDGRPFHGLDLTHGHHVADHPCAADLYRGEFTVLDADRWRTVWRVGGPAKDLVLTTYYSRETAGHMRGTPA; encoded by the coding sequence GTGGAAGGGTTCTGGCCAGTTGCCGATGCGCTGACCTATCTGGCCGGGAGCTGGCGGACCGAGCGAACCGTTCGGGATCTGGCGAGCGGTGACGAAGGGCAGTTCTCCGGTACGACCGCTTTCGGCCAACTGGAGGGCGGTGGCCTGCTGTCCGAGGAGTCGGGCACCTTCACCTGGCGGGGCGTACCGCGCCCCGCGGAACGGACCCTCCGCTTCCTGCCGGGCGCGACACCGGGTACGGCGGACGTCCGCTTCTCCGACGGGCGCCCCTTCCACGGCCTGGATCTGACCCACGGGCACCATGTCGCCGACCACCCGTGCGCGGCCGACCTCTACCGCGGCGAGTTCACCGTCCTGGACGCGGACCGCTGGCGCACGGTGTGGCGGGTCGGCGGCCCGGCCAAGGACCTCGTCCTGACGACGTACTACTCACGCGAGACCGCCGGCCACATGCGCGGCACCCCGGCCTAG
- a CDS encoding histidine phosphatase family protein: protein MPLRVTFVAAARSSSLLAERFEDDRPLDQAGWDDALAAARDLLPLAAAELRYCSPTPRSRATGDALGYSPLVQLALRDCDMGRWRGLTLGEAMAREPESVDVWLADPRATPHGGESLLDFITRVGEWLDTRPVGDGGRIVAVAEPAVIRAALVYALKAPPASYWNIDVRPLSATTVTGRAGRWSLRFEGAPAQPARS from the coding sequence ATGCCACTTCGGGTCACGTTCGTCGCCGCCGCGCGAAGCTCCTCGCTGCTCGCCGAACGCTTCGAGGACGACCGTCCGCTCGACCAGGCCGGGTGGGACGACGCCCTGGCTGCGGCCCGCGACCTGCTGCCGCTCGCTGCGGCCGAACTGCGCTACTGCTCGCCGACACCCCGCAGCCGTGCCACCGGGGACGCCCTCGGCTACTCCCCGCTGGTCCAACTCGCCCTGCGGGACTGTGACATGGGGCGCTGGCGCGGGCTGACGCTCGGCGAGGCGATGGCCCGGGAGCCGGAGTCCGTGGACGTCTGGCTCGCGGACCCGCGGGCGACCCCGCACGGCGGTGAGTCGCTGCTCGACTTCATCACCCGCGTCGGTGAGTGGCTCGACACCCGGCCCGTCGGTGACGGCGGCCGGATCGTCGCCGTCGCCGAACCCGCCGTGATCCGCGCCGCCCTGGTGTACGCCCTGAAGGCGCCACCGGCGAGCTACTGGAACATCGACGTACGTCCCCTGTCGGCGACCACCGTCACCGGGCGCGCCGGCCGCTGGAGCCTGCGCTTCGAGGGGGCACCGGCCCAGCCCGCGCGGTCCTAG
- a CDS encoding GNAT family N-acetyltransferase has protein sequence MTDTPPLAEGYEISTDPGRVDAGRVHRWLSTDAYWALGRSWEKQDRAIAGSLNFGVYEVLSGDQVAYARVITDLASFAWLCDVYVDRSVRGKGIGTALVGTVREHLRPYDLRRILLATHDAHGVYEKLGFAPLAEPDRWMALLFDQ, from the coding sequence ATGACCGACACCCCGCCCCTCGCCGAGGGCTACGAGATCTCCACCGACCCGGGCCGCGTCGACGCCGGGCGCGTGCACCGGTGGCTGTCCACCGACGCGTACTGGGCGCTCGGGCGGTCATGGGAGAAGCAGGACCGGGCGATCGCCGGATCGCTGAACTTCGGGGTGTACGAGGTCCTTTCAGGGGATCAGGTGGCTTATGCCCGAGTGATCACCGACCTGGCGAGCTTCGCGTGGCTGTGCGACGTGTACGTGGACCGTTCCGTGCGGGGCAAGGGGATCGGCACGGCGCTGGTCGGGACTGTACGCGAGCACCTGCGGCCCTACGACCTCCGGCGCATCCTGCTCGCCACCCACGACGCCCACGGAGTGTACGAGAAGCTGGGGTTCGCGCCCCTGGCCGAGCCGGATCGGTGGATGGCGCTCCTCTTTGACCAGTGA
- a CDS encoding aminotransferase-like domain-containing protein → MQERSSVDELAMRIRRELDRYSPDGKLPSSRALVDRFRVSPVTVSRALAQLAAEGLVITRPGAGAFRAPARAAAAPAGDTSWQEVALSADGAADLVPRSVDASGVLVSLAAPPPGVIEFNGGYLHPSLQPERAMSAALARAGRRPGAWGRPPTEGLPELREWFARNIGGAVTAAGVLIGSGGQSALTTALRALAPPGAPVLVESPTYPGMLAIARSAGLRPVPVPVDADGVKPGLLADAFRATGARVFVCQPLFQNPTGAVLAPERRGEVLRIAREAGAFVVEDDFVRRLVHEDAGPLPRPLAADDPDGVVVHVGSLTKATSPSFRVSALAARGPVLERLRAIQIVDTFFVPRPLQEAALELVGSPAWPRHLRSVSTELRARRDAMTTALRLDLPELALPHIPSGGYHLWLRLPDGMAETALTAAALRAGVAINPGRPYFSAEPTAGHVRLSFAAVAGPGEIAEGVRRLRAACHEVLPAKTARPRLP, encoded by the coding sequence ATGCAAGAGCGTAGCAGCGTCGATGAACTGGCCATGCGGATCAGGCGGGAGCTCGACCGCTACTCTCCCGATGGAAAGCTCCCCTCCAGCCGGGCTCTGGTCGACCGCTTCCGGGTCAGCCCGGTCACCGTGTCCCGCGCCCTCGCCCAGCTCGCCGCCGAAGGTCTGGTGATCACCCGGCCCGGCGCGGGTGCCTTCCGCGCACCGGCGCGCGCCGCCGCGGCTCCGGCCGGGGACACCTCGTGGCAGGAGGTCGCGCTGAGCGCGGACGGCGCCGCCGACCTCGTACCGCGCTCGGTGGACGCGTCCGGCGTCCTGGTCTCGCTGGCCGCCCCGCCGCCGGGCGTGATCGAGTTCAACGGCGGCTATCTGCACCCCTCGCTCCAGCCGGAGCGCGCGATGTCCGCGGCCCTGGCCCGCGCGGGCCGCCGCCCCGGCGCCTGGGGACGGCCGCCCACGGAGGGCCTGCCGGAACTGCGCGAGTGGTTCGCGCGGAACATCGGTGGCGCGGTCACGGCGGCCGGGGTGCTGATCGGCTCGGGCGGTCAGTCGGCGCTCACGACGGCGTTGCGCGCCCTGGCCCCGCCCGGCGCACCCGTGCTAGTCGAGTCGCCCACCTACCCGGGCATGCTGGCCATCGCCCGCTCGGCGGGTCTGCGGCCGGTCCCCGTCCCGGTGGACGCGGACGGTGTGAAGCCGGGTCTGCTCGCCGACGCGTTCCGGGCGACCGGAGCCCGGGTGTTCGTCTGCCAGCCGCTGTTCCAGAACCCGACCGGCGCGGTGCTGGCCCCCGAGCGCCGGGGCGAGGTGCTGCGGATCGCCCGCGAGGCCGGTGCGTTCGTCGTCGAGGACGACTTCGTACGACGGCTCGTGCACGAGGACGCCGGCCCGCTGCCGCGCCCGCTGGCCGCCGACGATCCCGACGGAGTCGTCGTCCACGTCGGCTCCCTGACCAAGGCGACCTCGCCCAGCTTCCGGGTGAGCGCCCTGGCCGCGCGCGGCCCGGTCCTGGAACGCCTGCGCGCCATCCAGATCGTCGACACCTTCTTCGTCCCCCGTCCCCTCCAGGAAGCGGCCCTCGAACTCGTCGGTTCACCGGCCTGGCCCCGCCATCTGCGGTCGGTCTCGACGGAGCTGAGGGCCCGCCGCGACGCGATGACCACCGCCCTGCGCCTCGATCTCCCCGAACTCGCCCTCCCGCACATCCCGTCGGGCGGCTACCACCTGTGGCTGCGCCTGCCCGACGGCATGGCCGAGACGGCTCTGACCGCCGCGGCTCTTCGCGCGGGCGTCGCGATCAATCCCGGGCGCCCGTACTTCAGCGCGGAACCCACGGCGGGACACGTGCGGTTGAGCTTCGCGGCTGTCGCGGGCCCCGGCGAGATCGCCGAAGGGGTACGGAGGCTGCGGGCGGCCTGCCATGAAGTGCTCCCGGCGAAAACCGCTCGACCCCGGCTTCCCTGA
- a CDS encoding DMT family transporter, which produces MRADSSATAPMRIAVGSPTHSFGTLQAALGVAAFSLTFPATAWGLEGFGPWSLVAVRSVLAALIAGGCLLALRVPVPRRRDWPGLAVVAAGVVVGFPMLTTLALRTSTTAHAAVVVGLLPLTTALLSALRMGTRPSRTFWAAALAGAAAVVAFTVQQSGGALTGADLYLFAALLVCAAGYTEGGRLARVMPGWRVIAWALVLCLPFSVPAAVIALSQEPVHLTAHSVAGLLWVAVGSQFLGLVVWYRGMAAIGIPKASQLQLAQPLLTLVWSVLLLGEHLTVAAPLTAAAVLVCIAVTQRARS; this is translated from the coding sequence ATGAGAGCAGACAGTAGCGCTACTGCGCCCATGAGGATAGCGGTCGGCAGCCCCACGCATAGCTTCGGCACCCTCCAGGCCGCCCTCGGCGTCGCCGCGTTCTCCCTCACGTTCCCCGCCACGGCGTGGGGCCTGGAGGGCTTCGGGCCGTGGTCCCTCGTCGCGGTCCGCAGTGTCCTCGCGGCACTGATCGCGGGCGGCTGTCTGCTGGCGCTGCGCGTGCCCGTACCGCGCCGCCGTGACTGGCCCGGGCTCGCGGTCGTCGCCGCCGGAGTCGTCGTCGGCTTCCCGATGCTGACCACGCTCGCCCTGCGCACCTCGACCACCGCGCACGCCGCCGTCGTGGTCGGTCTGCTCCCCCTGACGACCGCACTGCTGTCCGCGCTGCGCATGGGCACCCGCCCCTCGCGCACCTTCTGGGCCGCCGCCCTCGCGGGCGCCGCCGCGGTGGTCGCCTTCACCGTGCAGCAGAGCGGTGGCGCCCTCACCGGCGCCGACCTGTATCTCTTCGCCGCCCTCCTGGTGTGCGCGGCCGGTTACACCGAGGGCGGCCGGCTGGCCCGGGTCATGCCGGGCTGGCGAGTCATCGCCTGGGCGCTGGTGCTGTGCCTGCCGTTCAGCGTGCCCGCGGCGGTGATCGCGCTGTCGCAGGAGCCCGTGCACCTGACCGCGCACAGCGTCGCCGGGCTGCTGTGGGTGGCGGTGGGCTCGCAGTTCCTCGGCCTCGTCGTCTGGTACCGGGGCATGGCCGCGATCGGGATACCCAAGGCCAGCCAGTTGCAGCTCGCCCAGCCCCTGCTCACACTGGTGTGGTCGGTGCTGCTGCTCGGCGAACACCTGACGGTGGCCGCCCCGCTGACGGCCGCGGCGGTGCTTGTTTGCATCGCCGTCACCCAGCGGGCGCGAAGCTGA
- a CDS encoding DUF1918 domain-containing protein has protein sequence MRATVGDQLVQHGRVVGQQDKVGEIVEVMGQAGDPPYRVRFEDGHEGVCSPGPDTEIRHQQTGR, from the coding sequence ATGCGCGCAACCGTGGGCGACCAGCTTGTCCAGCACGGCAGGGTGGTCGGACAGCAGGACAAGGTCGGCGAGATCGTCGAAGTGATGGGCCAGGCAGGCGATCCCCCGTACCGCGTCCGCTTCGAGGACGGGCACGAGGGCGTCTGCTCACCCGGCCCCGACACCGAGATCCGGCACCAGCAGACCGGCCGGTGA
- a CDS encoding glycoside hydrolase family 10 protein yields the protein MGRLSRRAFALAALSTLTTASEAAATPWHPRRAAPEMRGVWLATVSNRDWPSKAGLTAAQQRAELIAHLDRAVADRLNAVIFQVRPTADALWPSPYEPWSQYLTGTQGKNPGWDPLGTAVAEAHRRGLQLHAWFNPYRIANHTDPAKLVASHPARRHPDWVVPYGGKLYYNPGLPQVRAFVENAILDAVHRYPVDAVHFDDYFYPYPVAGQTFDDDAAYDRYGGDYANRADWRRNNIDQLVLETAARIRQVRPGTRFGISPFGVWRNAATDPLGSDTRAGVQSYDDNFADTRKWVREGWIDYIVPQLYWNIGFAAADYAELVPWWAEQAQGSRTKLYLGEALYKAGDPAQPAAWRDPAELSRHLTLARGYKQARGHVFFAAREVASDPIGAMARVVADHYQKPATAPR from the coding sequence ATGGGACGTCTGTCGCGTCGGGCCTTCGCGCTGGCGGCGCTGTCGACCCTGACCACGGCCTCGGAGGCGGCGGCGACGCCGTGGCATCCGAGGCGGGCGGCGCCGGAGATGCGGGGGGTGTGGCTCGCCACCGTGTCCAACCGGGACTGGCCGTCGAAGGCGGGACTGACCGCGGCACAGCAGCGCGCGGAGCTGATCGCCCACCTCGACCGGGCGGTGGCGGACCGCCTGAACGCGGTGATCTTCCAGGTACGGCCCACCGCCGACGCCCTGTGGCCCTCGCCGTACGAGCCCTGGTCGCAGTACCTCACCGGCACCCAGGGCAAGAACCCCGGCTGGGACCCGCTCGGCACGGCGGTCGCCGAGGCGCACCGCAGGGGCCTGCAACTGCACGCCTGGTTCAACCCGTACCGCATCGCCAACCACACGGATCCGGCGAAGCTGGTCGCCTCCCACCCCGCGCGCAGACACCCGGACTGGGTGGTGCCGTACGGCGGGAAGCTGTACTACAACCCCGGGCTGCCCCAGGTGCGGGCCTTCGTCGAGAACGCGATCCTCGACGCGGTGCACAGGTACCCGGTGGACGCGGTCCACTTCGACGACTACTTCTACCCGTACCCGGTGGCCGGCCAGACCTTCGACGACGACGCGGCCTATGACCGGTACGGCGGGGACTACGCGAACCGCGCCGACTGGCGGCGGAACAACATCGACCAGCTGGTCCTGGAGACCGCGGCCCGCATCAGGCAGGTCCGGCCCGGCACCCGGTTCGGCATCAGCCCCTTCGGGGTGTGGCGCAACGCCGCCACCGACCCGCTCGGCTCGGACACCCGCGCGGGAGTGCAGTCCTACGACGACAACTTCGCGGACACCCGCAAGTGGGTGCGCGAGGGCTGGATCGACTACATCGTGCCGCAGCTCTACTGGAACATCGGCTTCGCCGCCGCCGACTACGCCGAGCTGGTGCCCTGGTGGGCCGAGCAGGCGCAGGGCAGCAGGACCAAGCTGTACCTGGGCGAAGCCCTGTACAAGGCGGGGGACCCGGCGCAGCCCGCGGCCTGGCGGGACCCCGCCGAACTGTCGCGGCACCTCACGCTCGCGCGCGGGTACAAGCAGGCGCGCGGCCATGTCTTCTTCGCCGCCCGCGAGGTCGCCTCCGATCCGATCGGGGCCATGGCACGGGTGGTCGCCGACCACTATCAGAAGCCGGCGACCGCGCCGCGCTGA
- a CDS encoding 3-hydroxybutyryl-CoA dehydrogenase encodes MTDFPAGDIARVGVVGCGQMGAGIAEVCARAGLDVKVAETTGEALEFGRTRLLNSLAKAAERGKISADELTATQARLSFTTDLGEFADRDLVIEAVVENEQVKTEIFQVLDQVVTRPDAILASNTSSIPLVRLAVATSRPDQVVGIHFFNPAPVQKLVELIPALTTSEGTLARAQAFAEKLLGKHAIRAQDRSGFVVNALLIPYLLSAIRMFESGIASREDIDNGMELGCAHPMGPLKLSDLIGLDTVASVAFSMYEEYKEPLYAAPPLLQRMVDAGRLGRKSGSGFYTYN; translated from the coding sequence GTGACGGACTTCCCGGCGGGAGACATCGCGCGCGTCGGAGTGGTGGGCTGCGGCCAGATGGGGGCGGGCATCGCCGAGGTGTGCGCCCGCGCCGGTCTGGACGTGAAGGTCGCCGAGACCACCGGCGAGGCCCTGGAGTTCGGCCGCACCCGGCTGCTCAACTCCCTGGCCAAGGCCGCCGAGCGCGGCAAGATCTCGGCGGACGAGCTGACGGCGACGCAGGCGCGCCTCAGCTTCACCACCGACCTCGGCGAGTTCGCGGACCGCGACCTGGTCATCGAGGCCGTCGTCGAGAACGAGCAGGTCAAGACCGAGATCTTCCAGGTGCTGGACCAGGTGGTGACCCGCCCGGACGCGATCCTGGCCTCCAACACCTCCTCCATCCCGCTGGTGCGGCTGGCGGTCGCCACCTCGCGGCCCGACCAGGTCGTCGGCATCCACTTCTTCAACCCGGCCCCGGTGCAGAAGCTCGTCGAGCTGATCCCGGCGCTCACCACCTCCGAGGGCACGCTGGCCCGCGCCCAGGCGTTCGCCGAGAAGCTGCTCGGCAAGCACGCGATCCGCGCCCAGGACCGCTCGGGCTTCGTGGTCAACGCGCTGCTGATCCCGTATCTCCTGTCCGCGATCCGGATGTTCGAGTCGGGCATCGCCAGCCGCGAGGACATCGACAACGGCATGGAACTCGGCTGCGCCCACCCGATGGGCCCGCTGAAGCTGTCCGACCTGATCGGCCTCGACACCGTCGCCTCGGTCGCCTTCTCGATGTACGAGGAGTACAAGGAGCCCCTGTACGCCGCTCCCCCGCTGCTCCAGCGCATGGTCGACGCGGGCCGGCTGGGCCGCAAGTCCGGGTCGGGTTTCTACACGTACAACTGA
- a CDS encoding NUDIX hydrolase has protein sequence MQWTKQNEQTVYENRWFSVNLADVELPDGRHLDHFLIRLRPVAVATVVNGAGEVLLLWRHRFITDSWGWELAAGVVEDGEDIAVAAARELEEETGWRPGPLQHLMSVEPSNGLTDARHHIYWADEGEYIGHPVDDFESDRREWVPLKLVPDMVARGEVPAANMAAALLLLHHLRLGQDTLP, from the coding sequence GTGCAGTGGACGAAACAGAACGAACAAACTGTGTATGAAAACCGCTGGTTCAGCGTCAATCTCGCCGATGTCGAGCTGCCGGACGGCCGGCACCTCGACCACTTCCTGATACGGCTGAGGCCGGTCGCCGTCGCCACGGTGGTGAACGGGGCGGGCGAGGTCCTCCTGTTGTGGCGCCACCGCTTCATCACCGACAGCTGGGGCTGGGAACTCGCCGCGGGTGTGGTCGAGGACGGCGAGGACATCGCCGTCGCGGCCGCCAGGGAACTCGAGGAAGAGACCGGCTGGCGGCCGGGGCCGCTCCAGCACCTCATGAGCGTGGAGCCCTCCAACGGGCTCACCGACGCCCGGCACCACATCTACTGGGCCGACGAGGGCGAGTACATCGGGCACCCTGTGGACGACTTCGAATCAGACCGCCGGGAATGGGTCCCCCTGAAGCTCGTTCCCGACATGGTCGCCCGTGGGGAGGTCCCGGCCGCCAACATGGCGGCCGCGCTACTGCTGTTGCACCATCTGAGGCTCGGTCAGGACACCCTGCCCTGA